A single window of Anaerohalosphaeraceae bacterium DNA harbors:
- a CDS encoding DNA methyltransferase, whose protein sequence is MTKQFNIELRGIETLRPYEHNPRLNDGAVDAVADSLQEFGFRQPIVVDSDGVIVCGHTRYKAALKLGLAKVPVHVAKDLTPEQIRAYRIADNKTADLAEWNYEILPIELSELMEAGFDMSLLAFDEKELTQLLNAAEVKQGNCDPDQIPDPPDEPITQSGDLWVLGNHRLLCGDAGSQEDLDRLLDGQVIHLINTDPPYNVKVEPRSNTAIAAGLSSFTNKKAQLHHQGFDQARGAGDPKKARKKMRAKDRPLENDFLSAEDFNEMLRAWFNNMARVLVPGGSFYIWGGYANLGNYPKPLQDAGLYFSQGIVWDKQHPVLTRKDFMGAFEICQPPDTQVMTPAGTTALSALRDGDEVITYAKGSGAIIGHRRGPTIRVGTRTYGGPLYGITVGSNTTWCTDGHLFSVRLVPHARSIWCVYLMRRGRWWRVGKTKLLTTWGLGLKQRLDMENGEEAWILSTHDTNCDAACAEQVVSARYGIPTTFWVEAKTCKRTHSQITSIYDRFDPMALHRGALWALSDHHRRIEYPFIHCGNTRPKYGRRVSFLTRACNLLPDAMEVPVPAGGPKYRWIPIRHVDVQDYAGPVYSLDVDRYHHYIADGIVTHNCFYGWKLGKGHRFFGPNNAPDLWHVKKIPPQKMDHLTAKPVELAVRAIQYSSKQGENVLDLFGGSGSTLIACQQTDRKAFLMELDPLYCDVIVQRFENFTGLKAQRISPESPNAV, encoded by the coding sequence ATGACGAAACAATTCAACATCGAACTTCGAGGGATCGAGACCCTCCGGCCCTATGAGCACAATCCGCGCCTCAATGACGGTGCGGTCGACGCCGTGGCGGACAGTTTGCAGGAGTTCGGCTTCAGGCAGCCGATTGTGGTCGATTCCGATGGCGTCATCGTCTGCGGCCATACCCGCTACAAGGCCGCCTTGAAACTGGGTCTGGCCAAGGTGCCGGTTCATGTGGCCAAGGACCTGACGCCCGAGCAGATCCGGGCCTACCGCATCGCCGACAACAAGACGGCCGACCTGGCCGAGTGGAACTATGAAATCCTGCCCATCGAACTATCGGAGCTGATGGAGGCCGGATTCGACATGAGTTTGCTGGCCTTCGACGAAAAAGAACTGACCCAGTTGCTCAACGCCGCCGAGGTCAAACAGGGCAACTGCGATCCGGACCAGATCCCCGACCCGCCGGATGAGCCAATTACCCAGTCGGGAGACCTCTGGGTCCTGGGCAATCACCGGCTCCTTTGCGGGGATGCGGGCAGCCAGGAGGACCTGGATAGGCTGCTGGATGGGCAGGTAATCCATCTGATCAACACCGATCCCCCCTACAACGTCAAGGTCGAACCGCGCAGCAACACGGCCATCGCGGCCGGCCTCAGTTCCTTTACCAACAAGAAGGCCCAACTGCATCATCAGGGTTTTGACCAGGCACGCGGCGCCGGTGATCCCAAGAAAGCCCGCAAGAAGATGCGGGCCAAAGACCGGCCGCTGGAAAATGATTTTCTTTCGGCTGAAGATTTCAACGAGATGCTCCGAGCCTGGTTCAACAACATGGCACGCGTCCTGGTCCCCGGCGGCTCGTTTTACATCTGGGGCGGCTATGCCAATCTCGGCAATTACCCCAAACCGCTCCAAGACGCCGGATTGTACTTTTCGCAAGGGATCGTGTGGGACAAACAGCACCCCGTCCTGACCCGGAAGGATTTCATGGGGGCGTTTGAGATTTGCCAACCGCCTGATACACAAGTCATGACACCCGCCGGCACGACCGCGTTGTCCGCCCTGCGAGACGGGGATGAGGTCATCACGTATGCCAAGGGTTCTGGAGCCATCATCGGCCACCGTCGTGGCCCAACGATCCGCGTCGGCACGCGTACATATGGCGGCCCCCTCTATGGGATTACTGTCGGTTCCAACACCACTTGGTGCACCGATGGCCATCTGTTCAGCGTCCGACTCGTACCACACGCTCGGTCCATCTGGTGCGTCTACCTCATGCGGCGTGGTCGATGGTGGCGCGTGGGCAAGACGAAGTTGCTCACCACATGGGGGCTGGGCCTCAAGCAGCGGCTCGATATGGAAAATGGCGAAGAAGCCTGGATTCTCAGCACCCATGACACGAATTGCGATGCGGCATGTGCCGAGCAGGTGGTCTCGGCTCGGTACGGTATCCCAACCACGTTTTGGGTTGAAGCCAAAACATGCAAGCGAACGCATTCGCAGATCACCAGCATCTACGACCGCTTTGATCCAATGGCTCTGCATCGGGGAGCGCTTTGGGCCCTATCCGATCACCATCGTCGGATCGAATACCCGTTTATCCATTGCGGCAACACGCGACCAAAGTACGGACGCAGGGTGTCTTTTCTGACGCGGGCATGCAACCTGCTGCCTGATGCAATGGAAGTTCCCGTTCCGGCAGGCGGCCCAAAGTATCGCTGGATACCGATTCGACATGTGGATGTGCAAGACTACGCTGGGCCGGTCTATTCGCTTGATGTGGACAGATACCATCATTACATCGCTGACGGCATCGTTACGCATAATTGTTTCTATGGTTGGAAACTCGGCAAGGGTCACCGCTTCTTCGGTCCCAACAATGCCCCTGACCTGTGGCACGTCAAAAAAATTCCGCCCCAGAAGATGGATCACTTGACGGCCAAGCCGGTGGAGCTGGCGGTACGAGCGATCCAGTATTCTTCCAAACAAGGCGAGAATGTCCTGGACCTGTTCGGCGGATCGGGCAGTACCCTGATCGCCTGCCAGCAGACAGACCGGAAGGCCTTCCTGATGGAACTGGACCCATTGTATTGCGATGTCATCGTCCAGCGTTTTGAAAACTTTACGGGATTGAAAGCCCAGCGGATCAGTCCTGAGAGCCCGAATGCTGTTTAA
- a CDS encoding HNH endonuclease signature motif containing protein: protein MAKTIKTNEILSLLEKQQYRCALSGRKLTPETASLDHIQPLSRGGLHDISNIWIVDHQVNIAKGALTAEEFIRLCQEVTWNQK, encoded by the coding sequence ATGGCAAAAACAATTAAAACGAATGAGATCTTATCCTTGCTGGAAAAACAACAATATCGTTGTGCTTTGAGCGGTCGAAAGCTCACACCTGAAACAGCATCTTTAGATCATATCCAGCCACTCTCACGAGGCGGTCTTCACGATATTTCTAATATCTGGATTGTTGATCATCAGGTGAATATTGCCAAGGGGGCACTAACCGCAGAGGAATTCATCAGATTATGCCAGGAGGTCACATGGAATCAAAAATAA